A part of Brassica rapa cultivar Chiifu-401-42 chromosome A05, CAAS_Brap_v3.01, whole genome shotgun sequence genomic DNA contains:
- the LOC103869609 gene encoding myb-like protein L isoform X3, which translates to MILSGRKSSFLDQGKQAGESVGLHENSAIAPLDPTCQSSSFPEAAQDFVEAIRRNRAYQKFLRKKLTEIEAKIEQNEKHQKNVKIVVDFQASCKRITKQALSQGKDPRLQLISTPKCGPRDSSEDNDKKISPLTFGPSENSCVENYRMAIKNYPVSVNRRSWSTEENENLAKGLKQQLQETLLNEAIERYSDLEGSSDDIETINESIKNLEITPEMMRQFLPKVNWDQLASMYVKDRSAAECEARWMSSEDPLINHDPWTAEEENNLRVIIQEKGFTDWLDIAVSLGTNRTPFQCLARYQRSLNADILRKEWTAEEDDQLRAAVELYGEKDWQTVANALEGRAGTQCSNRWKKTLHPTRTRVGKFSSDEEKRLKVAVTLFGAQNWHKIARFVPGRTSTQCREKWANCLDPNVNHGKWSKEEDAKLREAMAEHEIGNWSKIASHVPRRTDNQCRRRWMQLYPHQVPLLQEATRLRKEAIVGNFVDRESQRPALLECKFLALPEIPLEPEPEIVAVKKKRKARPKKADAECESEVSSAAKERRPKRRRKGLERCSGDVCRQENETVCENIENLDNGGEVRSLEWYKENQDNVKEKKQRRRRKSVAETSNNSTVTTDCSQVKVGVKKLTPRRKVSAVVPVENQDAPN; encoded by the exons ATGATTCTCTCGGGAAGAAAAAGCAG CTTTCTAGATCAGGGGAAACAAGCTGGTGAATCTGTTGGTTTACATGAAAACTCTGCCATTGCTCCTCTTGACCCGACATGCCAATCATCAAGTTTCCCTGAAGCTGCACAAGACTTTGTTGAGGCTATCCGGAGGAACAGGGCGTATCAGAAGTTTCTTAGAAAGAAACTGACTGAAATTGAAGCGAAGATCGAGCAGAACGAGAAGCACCAGAAGAATGTTAAGATAGTTGTAGACTTTCAAGCTTCTTGCAAGCGGATAACTAAACAGGCGCTTTCTCAGGGGAAAGATCCTCGTCTCCAGTTAATCTCAACACCAAAATGTGGGCCTCGTGATAGCTCAGAG gATAATGATAAAAAGATATCTCCTTTGACGTTTGGTCCATCGGAAAACAGTTGTGTTGAAAACTATAGGATGGCAATAAAGAACTATCCAGTTTCAGTGAATCGCAGAAGTTGGTCTACTGAGGAGAACGAAAATCTTGCAAAAGGTCTAAAACAACAACTTCAGGAAACACTGCTTAATGAAGCTATAGAACGTTACAG CGACTTGGAAGGATCTTCAGATGATATAGAGACCATTAATGAATCGATCAAAAATCTTGAGATCACACCAGAGATGATGCGGCAGTTTCTTCCGAAAGTGAATTGGGATCAGTTGGCCTCAATGTACGTCAAGGACCGTTCTGCTGCAGAATGTGAAGCTCG GTGGATGAGCTCGGAAGATCCATTAATCAACCACGATCCGTGGACTGCGGAGGAGGAAAATAACCTGCGGGTAATTATCCAAGAAAAGGGTTTTACAGACTGGCTTGACATTGCGGTGTCACTAGGGACAAATAGGACCCCCTTTCAATGTTTGGCTCGATATCAGAGAAGCTTGAATGCAgacatattaagaaaagaatGGACTGCAGAGGAAGATGACCAACTCCGCGCAGCAGTGGAGTTGTATGGTGAAAAAGACTGGCAGACTGTCGCAAATGCATTAGAAGGACGGGCTGGAACTCAGTGCTCTAATAG ATGGAAAAAGACGCTCCATCCTACCAGAACGAGGGTAGGGAAATTTAGCTCAGACGAAGAAAAACGTTTGAAAGTAGCTGTGACACTCTTTGGAGCTCAAAACTGGCATAAAATTGCTCGCTTTGTTCCTGGACGAACCTCTACTCAGTGTCGAGAGAAATGGGCGAATTGTTTAGATCCCAATGTAAATCATGGGAAGTGGAGCAAGGAAGAAGATGCAAAGTTGAGAGAAGCAATGGCAGAACATGAGATTGGTAATTGGTCAAAAATCGCTTCACATGTGCCTCGTCGTACTGATAATCAATGCCGGAGGAGGTGGATGCAGCTATATCCACACCAAGTGCCTCTTTTACAAGAAGCTACAAGGTTACGCAAAGAAGCTATTGTAGGTAACTTTGTTGATCGGGAGTCACAACGTCCTGCTCTTCTCGAATGCAAGTTTCTTGCACTACCTGAGATACCTCTTGAGCCAGAACCCGAAATTGTAGCCGTGAAGAAGAAACGCAAAGCAAG ACCGAAGAAAGCAGATGCAGAATGCGAGAGTGAAGTATCTTCTGCTGCTAAAGAGAGGCGGCCAAAGAGAAGGAGAAAAGGATTAGAGAGATGCTCAGGAGATGTATGTAGACAAGAGAATGAGACTGTCTGTGAAAATATCGAGAATCTAGACAATGGAGGAGAGGTTAGGTCTTTGGAATGGTATAAAGAGAATCAAGACAATGTAAAGGAGAAGAAACAAAGACGAAGACGCAAAAGTGTTGCAGAAACATCCAACAACAGCACAGTGACCACCGACTGCTCTCAAGTCAAAGTTGGTGTCAAGAAGCTTACGCCTAGAAGGAAAGTGTCTGCAGTAGTTCCTGTCGAGAACCAAGATGCACCAAACTAG
- the LOC103869610 gene encoding pentatricopeptide repeat-containing protein At3g18110, chloroplastic: MAVSAGALAFASPLSPSPALSVRAAFSSSPVTVSEIKDEQGNSNSTQKFTYSRASPAVRWPHLNLRETYDSTTSTQSHPHPLPPSPVSPIADSPDSGEFIDSAASSDHQKANEEAAVAARRRRVKKMNKVALIRAKDWRERVKLLTDKILNLKPNQFVADILDARLVQMTPTDYCFVVKSVGAVSWQRALEVFEWLNLRHWHSPNARMVAAILGVLGRWNQESLAVEIFARAEPAVGDTVQVYNAMMGVYSRSGKFTKAQEMLDEMRKRGCVPDLISFNTLINARVKSGGLTPNLAVELLDMVRNSGLRPDAITYNTLLSACSRDSNLEGAVKVFEDMEAHRCQPDLWTYNAMISVYGRCGLAAKAESLFAELELKGYFPDAVTYNSLLYAFARERNTEKVKEVYEAMQKMGFGKDEMTYNTIIHMYGKQGQLDLALKLYKDMKGLSGRSPDAITYTVLIDSLGKANRTVEAAALMSEMLDVGIKPTLQTYSALICGYAKAGKREEAEETFSCMLRSGTKPDNLAYSVMLDVLLRGNETRKAWALYRDMISDGHTPTHSLYELMILGLMNENRAEDIQKTIRDMEELCGMNPLEISSVLVKGECFDLAARQLKVAITNGYELQNDTLLSILGSYSSSGRHSEACELLEFLKEHASGSRLLINEALIVLHCKVNNIIAALEEYFTGACVHGWSFGSSTMYESLLHCCVANEHYAEASQVFSDLRLSGCEASESVGKSMVGVYCKLGFPETAHQVVTQAETKGFHFACSPTYTDIIEAYGKLNLWQKAESVVGNLRQSGRTPDLKTWNSLMTAYAECGCYERARAIFNTMMRDGPSPSVESINTLLHALCVDGRLEELYVVVEELQDMGFKISKSSILLMLDAFARVGNIFEVKKIYNSMKAAGYLPTIRLYRMMIELLCKGKRVRDAEVMVSEMEEAGFKVELAIWNSMLKMYTAIEDYKKTVQVYHRIKETGLEPDETTYNTLIIMYCRDRRPEEGYLLMQQMRNIGLEPKLDTYKSLISAFGKQKCLEQAEQLFEELLSKGYKLDRSFYHTMMKISRDSGSDSKAERLLQMMKSAGIEPTLATMHLLMVSYSSSGKPQEAEKVLSNLKETEVELTTLPYSSVIDAYLRSKDYNSGIERLLEMKREGLEPDHRIWTCFVRAASFSKDKNEVMLLLKALQDIGFDLPIRLVVGRPELLVSEVDEWFEKLKPIEDNAALNFANALLNLLWAFELRATASWVFQLAIKRGIFSRDVFRVADKDWGADFRRLSAGAALVALTLWLDHMQDASLEGYPESPKSVVLITGTAEYNGISLDKTLKACLWEMGSPFLPCKTRTGLLVAKAHSLRMWLKDSPFCFDLELKDSVSLPETSSMELIDGCFIRRGLVPAFNHIKERLGGFVSPKKFSRLALLPDEMRERVIKTDIEGHRQKLEKMRKKNKGNEMVNVNTRRKFIRSK; encoded by the exons ATGGCGGTTTCTGCAGGGGCTTTAGCTTTTGCCTCTCCCCTTTCTCCATCTCCCGCCTTATCCGTTCGCGCCGCCTTTAGTTCTTCTCCGGTGACTGTTTCCGAGATTAAAGATGAGCAAGGAAACAGTAATTCTACCCAGAAATTCACCTACAGTCGAGCCTCCCCCGCCGTCCGATGGCCACACTTGAACCTCCGTGAGACATATGACTCCACAACTTCAACCCAATCTCACCCTCACCCTCTCCCTCCTTCTCCGGTTTCTCCGATCGCCGATTCGCCGGATTCCGGCGAATTCATCGATTCCGCCGCCTCCAGCGACCACCAAAAGGCGAACGAAGAAGCCGCCGTGGCGGCTCGACGAAGGAGagtgaagaagatgaacaaGGTCGCGCTGATAAGAGCCAAGGACTGGAGAGAGAGAGTCAAACTCCTAACGGATAAgatcctaaaccttaaacctaaCCAATTCGTCGCGGACATCCTCGACGCTCGCCTCGTTCAGATGACTCCCACCGATTACTGCTTCGTCGTGAAATCAGTCGGCGCGGTGAGCTGGCAACGAGCTCTCGAGGTTTTCGAGTGGCTCAACCTCCGCCACTGGCACTCGCCCAACGCGCGCATGGTCGCAGCGATTCTCGGCGTTTTGGGGCGGTGGAATCAAGAATCTCTCGCGGTTGAGATTTTCGCTAGAGCTGAGCCGGCGGTTGGAGATACGGTTCAGGTCTACAACGCGATGATGGGGGTTTATTCGCGTAGCGGGAAGTTTACGAAGGCGCAGGAGATGCTCGACGAAATGCGGAAGAGAGGATGCGTTCCTGATTTGATTAGTTTCAATACTTTGATCAACGCTAGGGTTAAGTCCGGTGGATTGACTCCGAATCTAGCTGTTGAGTTGTTAGATATGGTGAGGAACTCGGGTCTTAGGCCTGATGCTATCACGTACAACACTCTGCTTAGTGCGTGTTCGAGGGATTCGAATTTGGAAGGGGCTGTGAAGGTTTTCGAGGACATGGAGGCGCATCGTTGCCAGCCTGACTTGTGGACTTACAATGCTATGATCTCTGTTTATGGAAGATGCGGGCTTGCTGCGAAAGCTGAGAGTCTCTTCGCGGAGCTGGAGCTTAAAGGCTACTTCCCTGACGCGGTTACTTATAATTCTTTGCTCTATGCTTTTGCTAGAGAGAGGAATACGGAGAAGGTGAAGGAGGTTTACGAGGCGATGCAGAAAATGGGGTTTGGGAAAGACGAGATGACTTACAACACGATTATTCACATGTATGGGAAGCAGGGGCAGCTTGATCTCGCGCTGAAGCTTTATAAGGACATGAAAGGGTTGTCTGGTAGAAGCCCTGATGCTATTACTTACACGGTTTTGATAGATTCGCTTGGTAAAGCAAACAGAACTGTGGAAGCTGCAGCGTTGATGTCTGAGATGCTTGATGTTGGGATCAAACCAACTCTGCAGACCTACAGTGCTCTCATCTGCGGTTATGCCAAGGCTGGGAAGCGAGAGGAGGCTGAAGAGACTTTCAGTTGCATGTTGCGCTCAGGGACTAAGCCTGATAATTTGGCGTATTCTGTAATGTTGGATGTGTTACTAAGAGGCAACGAGACAAGAAAGGCGTGGGCTTTATATCGTGATATGATTTCTGATGGTCATACACCGACTCACAGTCTGTATGAGCTGATGATACTTGGACTTATGAATGAAAACAGGGCAGAAGACATTCAGAAAACCATCAGAGATATGGAAGAACTGTGTGGCATGAACCCACTAGAGATTTCCTCTGTTCTTGTTAAGGGCGAATGCTTTGATCTTGCTGCTAGACAGTTGAAAGTAGCTATCACCAATGGCTATGAACTGCAAAACGACACTCTGTTATCTATCCTGGGTTCCTACAGTTCATCAGGCAGGCATTCAGAAGCGTGCGAGTTACTTGAGTTTTTGAAAGAACACGCCAGTGGATCGAGGCTGCTTATAAACGAAGCACTAATTGTTCTACATTGTAAGGTTAACAATATAATTGCTGCGCTAGAAGAATACTTTACTGGCGCATGTGTTCATGGATGGAGTTTTGGCAGTTCCACCATGTATGAGTCCTTATTACACTGCTGTGTAGCGAATGAACATTACGCAGAAGCTTCTCAAGTTTTCTCTGACCTGAGACTGTCTGGCTGTGAAGCTTCAGAAAGTGTTGGTAAAAGCATGGTTGGTGTGTATTGCAAGCTTGGCTTTCCAGAGACAGCTCATCAAGTGGTTACTCAGGCTGAGACAAAAGGCTTCCACTTCGCTTGTTCGCCTACGTATACCGATATCATTGAGGCTTATGGAAAACTAAATCTATGGCAAAAAGCAGAGAGTGTGGTTGGCAACTTAAGACAAAGTGGACGAACCCCTGATCTCAAGACATGGAACAGTTTGATGACGGCTTATGCTGAGTGTGGCTGTTACGAGCGGGCAAGGGCTATATTTAACACTATGATGAGGGATGGTCCGTCTCCAAGTGTTGAATCCATCAACACTCTGTTGCATGCTTTGTGTGTAGATGGAAGGCTTGAGGAGCTATACGTTGTTGTTGAAGAGTTGCAAGATATGGGTTTCAAGATTAGTAAAAGCTCCATTCTTTTGATGCTTGACGCATTTGCTCGAGTTGGAAATATCTTTGAGGTAAAGAAGATATATAATAGCATGAAGGCTGCTGGTTACTTGCCAACAATTCGCCTTTATAGGATGATGATTGAGCTTTTGTGCAAAGGGAAACGAGTCAGAGATGCCGAAGTTATGGTTTCTGAAATGGAAGAAGCTGGCTTCAAGGTCGAGCTCGCGATATGGAATTCCATGCTGAAGATGTATACAGCTATCGAGGATTACAAGAAAACAGTTCAAGTGTACCATAGGATCAAAGAAACGGGGCTAGAACCAGATGAGACCACTTACAATACTCTCATTATAATGTATTGTAGAGACAGACGGCCAGAAGAAGGGTACTTGCTTATGCAGCAAATGAGAAATATTGGTCTTGAGCCAAAACTGGACACATACAAGAGTTTGATCTCAGCTTTTGGTAAGCAAAAATGCCTTGAGCAAGCTGAACAGCTGTTTGAAGAGCTTCTCTCCAAAGGTTATAAACTAGACCGTTCATTTTACCACACGATGATGAAAATATCCCGAGATTCTGGGAGCGACTCTAAGGCAGAGAGGCTGCTTCAAATGATGAAGAGTGCGGGAATAGAACCAACGCTTGCTACGATGCATCTGCTAATGGTTTCATATAGTTCTTCAGGAAAGCCCCAAGAAGCGGAAAAAGTTCTTAGTAACCTGAAAGAAACAGAAGTGGAACTAACAACGCTGCCATATAGTTCAGTCATTGATGCTTACCTTCGGAGCAAAGATTATAACAGTGGAATAGAAAGGCTATTGGAAATGAAGAGAGAAGGCCTGGAGCCAGACCACAGGATATGGACTTGCTTTGTTAGGGCGGCGAGTTTCTCCAAGGACAAAAATGAAGTCATGTTGCTGCTGAAAGCTCTTCAAGATATTGGTTTTGATCTTCCTATCAG GCTTGTAGTCGGAAGACCTGAGTTGCTAGTTTCTGAGGTGGATGAATGGTTCGAGAAACTGAAACCCATAGAGGACAATGCTGCTCTCAATTTTGCCAATGCTCTTTTGAATCTTCTCTGGGCTTTCGAGCTCAGAGCTACTGCATCATGGGTATTTCAACTGGCAATCAAAAGGGGTATCTTCAGTCGCGACGTTTTCAG GGTGGCGGACAAGGACTGGGGTGCTGATTTTAGAAGATTGTCAGCAGGTGCAGCGCTTGTTGCACTAACTCTATGGCTTGACCACATGCAG GATGCATCACTTGAAGGGTACCCAGAATCTCCAAAGTCAGTAGTCTTAATCACAGGGACCGCAGAGTACAACGGCATCTCCCTGGACAAAACGCTAAAGGCATGTCTTTGGGAGATGGGCTCTCCATTTCTTCCCTGCAAAACGAGAACAGGACTTCTAGTGGCGAAAGCTCACTCTCTCAGAATGTGGTTAAAGGACTCACCGTTCTGCTTCGACTTGGAACTGAAAGACTCAGTGTCTTTACCGGAAACAAGCTCGATGGAGCTGATCGACGGGTGTTTTATAAGACGCGGCCTTGTTCCTGCATTTAACCACATCAAAGAGAGACTTGGTGGGTTTGTATCACCAAAGAAGTTTTCTAGACTAGCTCTGCTACCGGATGAGATGAGAGAACGAGTGATTAAGACAGATATAGAAGGACATAGACAGAAGCTAGagaagatgaggaagaagaataaAGGAAATGAAATGGTAAACGTTAACACTCGAAGGAAGTTCATTAGAAGCAAGTAA